One genomic segment of Erythrolamprus reginae isolate rEryReg1 chromosome 2, rEryReg1.hap1, whole genome shotgun sequence includes these proteins:
- the ZNF366 gene encoding zinc finger protein 366, with protein MKKEDTHCKMDHVQAFSFARCLEPMVNAHIASPLSEEFRTQLAQFGYSPPTDLENFKSSLEGGSRKRKSMPMKVPSTVPPGDPTSPLEKPEDNADGGSPSLPSIFQHESTQPKYNAHMIDLCNFGYHFYRSLEHFGTPPVKEEPVKPQILWPGPTAFLQPPYSYYPKLHPTLMFPFMMPPDLHFRSPFPLKRPPEPPFKRVELNDQAEKKQKVERVDVNIQIDDSYYIDVGGEQRRWQCPMCDKSYTSKYNLVTHILGHSGIKPHACSRCGKLFKQLSHLHTHMLTHQGTRPHKCQVCHKAFTQTSHLKRHMMQHSDIKPYSCRICGRGFAYPSELKAHESKHESGRENICIECGLDFPTLSQLKRHLTTHRGPVQYTCTECDKVFQYPSQLQNHMMKHKDIRPYICTECGMEFVQPHHLKQHSLTHKGVKEHKCGICGREFTLLANMKRHVLIHTNIRAYQCHLCFKSFVQKQTLKAHMIVHSDVKPFKCKLCGKEFNRMHNLMGHMHLHSDSKPFKCLYCPSKFTLKGNLTRHMKVKHGVMERGFRSQGFTREKLRLSQTDASRSLEQEEPFDLSQNNHRQGLSFHSDREAVKENSSHDEEDNCHRAEQYSPRMHDKGKNPNRQQDPPSKTENEVKDFRESYCDGKEKKLKDTSEGKQENKRERSRGERDFVNNNEEYHFQSSRFTQSLSDYLYFQHRNKSLKELLESKMDSQAAFLGM; from the exons ATGAAGAAAGAGGACACACATTGCAAGATGGACCATGTACAAGCCTTTTCCTTCGCCCGTTGCTTGGAGCCTATGGTAAATGCCCATATAGCTTCGCCCCTCAGTGAGGAATTCAGGACGCAGCTTGCCCAATTTGGATACAGCCCTCCCACAGACTTGGAAAACTTCAAAAGCTCTCTCGAAGGGGGATCTCGTAAACGTAAAAGTATGCCAATGAAAGTACCTTCCACTGTCCCTCCGGGAGATCCCACCTCTCCGTTGGAGAAACCGGAAGACAATGCGGATGGAGGTTCCCCCAGCCTCCCTTCCATATTTCAGCATGAATCCACACAGCCAAAGTACAACGCTCACATGATCGACCTCTGCAACTTCGGCTACCACTTTTACAGAAGCCTGGAACACTTTGGGACACCGCCTGTCAAAGAAGAACCAGTCAAGCCCCAGATTCTGTGGCCTGGCCCCACCGCTTTTCTGCAGCCTCCCTACTCATACTATCCCAAACTCCACCCTactctaatgttcccttttatgaTGCCTCCAGATTTGCATTTCAGAAGTCCTTTCCCATTGAAAAGGCCCCCGGAGCCTCCCTTCAAAAGGGTCGAGTTAAATGACCAGGCTGAAAAGAAACAGAAGGTGGAAAGGGTCGACGTCAACATTCAAATCGATGACAGCTACTACATTGATGTGGGAGGGGAGCAGAGACGTTGGCAGTGCCCAATGTGCGACAAGTCTTACACATCCAAATACAACCTGGTCACTCACATCTTGGGGCACAGTGGTATCAAGCCCCATGCTTGCTCCCGGTGTGGCAAGCTTTTCAAGCAGCTGAGTCACCTGCACACCCACATGCTGACTCACCAAGGCACTAGACCTCATAAGTGCCAGGTGTGTCACAAGGCCTTCACCCAGACCAGCCACCTGAAGAGACACATGATGCAGCACAGTGACATTAAACCTTACAGCTGCAGGATTTGCGGAAGGGGCTTTGCCTACCCCAGTGAGTTGAAAGCTCACGAGTCCAAGCATGAGAGTGGCAGAGAAAACATCTGCATTGAATGCGGCCTTGACTTCCCAACGTTGTCTCAGCTGAAGAGGCACCTCACCACCCACCGAGGTCCCGTTCAATATACTTGCACCGAGTGTGACAAGGTATTCCAGTACCCAAGCCAGCTGCAGAATCACATGATGAAGCACAAGGATATTCGACCATATATTTGCACTGAATGTGGCATGGAATTTGTGCAGCCACATCACTTGAAGCAGCATTCCTTAACTCACAAG GGTGTGAAAGAGCACAAGTGTGGAATCTGTGGCCGGGAGTTTACGCTACTTGCCAATATGAAAAGACACGTCTTAATTCACACCAATATCAGAGCCTATCAatgccatctctgctttaaaagtttTGTGCAGAAACAAACTCTCAAAGCCCACATGATTGTCCATTCAGATGTCAAACCTTTCAAGTGTAAG CTGTGTGGAAAAGAATTTAATCGGATGCATAATTTAATGGGCCACATGCACTTGCATTCTGACAGCAAGCCATTCAAATGTCTCTACTGTCCCAGCAAATTCACTTTGAAGGGGAACCTCACCAGGCACATGAAAGTCAAACATGGAGTCATGGAAAGAGGATTTCGCTCTCAAG GTTTTACAAGGGAAAAACTGAGACTGTCACAAACAGATGCCTCAAGAAGCCTAGAACAGGAAGAACCTTTTGACCTTTCCCAAAATAATCACAGGCAAGGACTTTCCTTTCATTCTGACAGGGAGGCTGTGAAAGAAAATTCAAGCCATGATGAAGAAGACAATTGCCACAGGGCAGAACAGTATTCTCCTCGCATGCATGACAAGGGCAAAAACCCTAACAGACAGCAGGATCCTCCGAGCAAAACAGAAAATGAGGTTAAGGATTTCAGAGAGTCCTACTGtgatggaaaagagaaaaagctCAAAGACACCTCTGAGggcaaacaagaaaacaaaagggAGAGAAGCCGGGGAGAGAGAGACTTTGTGAATAACAACGAGGAATATCACTTCCAAAGTAGTAGATTCACTCAGTCGCTGTCTGACTATTTGTACTTTCAACATAGGAACAAGAGTTTGAAGGAGCTGCTGGAAAGTAAAATGGACTCACAAGCTGCTTTTCTGGGGATGTAA